The Mesorhizobium sp. M3A.F.Ca.ET.080.04.2.1 genome contains the following window.
GGCAAGATCGGTCGTCGCGGCGATGCCGGGGTCGATCACGATGCCGGGCAGATAGCGCGGGTTCTCGCCGCGCCGAATCGCGGCGACGGTTTCCGCGTCGCGGGCGTAGAGCCGCACGTCATGGCCGGCGCGCAGCATGGCGAGCGCCAGCGCCGTGCCCCAGGCGCCGCCGCCCAGCACCGCAACGCGCCAGCCGCTGGCTTGCCTGTTGCCGCTCGTGGCCTTCTTGCTCATGCCTTGGCACCACGCCGGCCCGAGCCGACCAAAGGAGTTGAAATGCTGTCCAGCGGCCAGCGCGAGCGCGGCACGAAGTCGGCGGCATTGTCGCCGGCCATCCCGGCGCGCAGCCGCTCGATGCCGGCCCAGGCGATCATCGCCGCATTGTCAGTGCAGAGTTTTTGCGGTGGTGCGACAAAGGCGAAGCCGGCTTCCGAACAGAGCGTCTCCAGCGTCGCCTTGATCGTGCGGTTGGCGGCGACGCCGCCGGCGACGACCAGGGCCGGATTCTGCAAACCGGGAAATTCCTGGCCGAAGCGAGCAAGCGCCCGTGCGACACGATCGCCCAGCGCGTCCGCCACCGCCGCCTGGAAGGAGGCGCAGATGTCGGCGACATCCTGGTCGCTGAGCGGCGCGATCGCAGTTGCTGCCTGGCGCACGGCGGTCTTCAGCCCGGAGAAAGAGAAGTCCGGCTGCGCCGAGCCTTTCATCGGGCGTGGAAAGGCAAAGCGGCTGGCGTCGCCGGTGGCGGCCGTCTTCTCGACATTAGGCCCGCCTGGATAAGGCAGGCCGAGCATCTTGGCGGTCTTGTCGAATGCTTCGCCGAGCGCATCGTCGATGGTCGTCGCCCAACGCTGGTAGTCGCCGACGCCGCGCACCGCGACGATCTGGGTATGGCCGCCGGAGACGAGCAGCAGCAGGTAGGGGAACTCGAGCCCGTCGGTCAGTCGCGCTGTCAGCGCGTGGCCCTCCAGGTGATTGATGGCGATCAGCGGCTTGTTGGCGGCGGCGGCGATCGCCTTTGCCGTCATCAAGCCGACGATCAGCCCGCCGACGAGACCCGGCCCGGCGGTGGCGGCAATCGCATCGACCTCGTCGAGCGACACGGCCGAATCGGCAAGAGCTGCCTCGACGATGCCGTCCAGCGCCTCGACATGGGCACGCGCCGCGATTTCCGGCACGACGCCGCCGAAGGCGGCATGTTCCTCGATCTGGCTCAGCACGATGTTGGACAGAATTTCGGGCGCGGAGCCGCTGTCGAGCGCCACCACGCTGGCCGCCGTCTCGTCGCAACTCGTCTCAATGCCCAGAACGCGGATCAATTCGTCGCTGTCCTCGAAGATTGTGTCGCCGGAGGTCTATCGATATTCAGGTGATGCCGGCCTGCAAATGGCGGGTTCCTGGGCTTCCGGTGCTCACGTACTTCACGTACGCTCCGCTCCTGTTCCCAGAACCCTGCATTTTCGACCCGGCCTGACCTGAATCTCGGCAGACCTCAGTTTGCCGGGGGTTATCACGGACTGCGCGCCATGCAAACAACCTTGAAAATCGGAACCCGCGGCAGCCCGTTGGCGCTGGCCCAGGCGCATGAGACGCGAGCGCGGCTGATGGAGGCGCACGGCCTTCCGGAGCAGGCCTTCGAAGTGGTGGTCATATCGACGAGCGGCGACCGCATCCAGGACCGGCCGCTGTCGGAAGCCGGCGGCAAGGGGCTGTTCACCAAGGAGATCGAGGAGGCGCTGCTCGACCGCCGCATCGACATCGCCGTGCATTCGTCCAAGGACATGCCGACCGTGCTCCCCGAAGGGCTGGAGCTCTCCGCCTTCCTGCCGCGCGAGGATGCGCGCGACGCCTTCATCGGCAAGGCGGCGCAGCGGATCGCCGACCTGCCGCATGGCGCCAGGGTCGGCTCGTCCTCACTGAGGCGCCAGGCGCTCATCCGGCGCATGCGGCCCGATCTCGAGGTGGTGATGTTCCGCGGCAATGTGCAGACCAGATTGCGAAAGCTCGACGAAGGCGTCGCCGACGGCACCATCCTCGCCTATGCCGGGCTGAAGCGGCTCGGGCTCGACAATGTCATCACCGATCTGATGTCGCTGGAGGCATTTCCGCCGGCGCCGGGGCAGGGCGCGATCGGTATCGAAAGCCGGATCGGTGACAGCGCGGTGGATAGAATGCTGGCGGCTATACGCCATGCGCCGACCGGGCAGGCGCTGGCCTGCGAGCGTGCCTTCCTTGCCGCGCTCGACGGCTCCTGCCGCACGCCGATCGCCGGCCATGCCACCGTCTCGGGGGAAATGCTGACCTTCGCCGGGCTGATCATCTCGCCCGACGGCAGGGAATCGCATGATGTCAGGCTGGACGGCCAGGCGACGGCTGCGGCGGAAATTGGAGCGGAGGCCGCGCGGACAGTGCGCGCCAGGGCGGGCGCCAAATTCTTCGACGGCTGGGCCTGAGCATGGTCGGCGTCCTGGTGACGAGGCCGGAACCGGGCGCCTCGCGCACGGCGCGGCGGCTGGAAGCACAGGGATTTCAGCCGGTCCTGCTGCCTTTGACCACAACCAGGGCATTGCCGGTCGAGGCTGACGTCGTGCGCGGCGCCGCAGCGGTTGCCGTCACCAGCGCCAATGCGGTTCGCCACGCCCCGAAGGAACTGATCGCGGCGCTCGCAGCCCTGCCTTGCCATGCGGTCGGGAAAAGAACGGCCGAAGCCTGCCGGACGGCGGGATTTTCGTCTGTCAGCGAAGCGGCGGGCGACGCCGAGGCGCTGGCCGCCGCTATCGGCAGCGATCTTGCCGGCAAGGCGATCGTCTATCTGTGCGGCCGTGTTCGGTTTCCGGTCTTCGAGGAGCGGCTCGCCGCTGCCGGCGTGCAGGTCCATGCCATGGAGACGTATGACACGGCGCAATTGAGTTATACCGACGAAGAGATACAGGCGCGTCTTTCGGGCTGGTCGCCCGATATGGTGCTGCTCTATTCGGCAAATGCGGCTGCGGCATTGAGCCGTCTGGCGCGCCGGCCCGCTTTGCGCGGGGTTTTTGAAAAGGCAGCGTTTTTCGCGCTGTCCGCGCGCGTTGGCGGAGCATTGGACGGGATCGCCGAGGGCAGAATCCATATCGCGCCGCAGCCCGACGAGGACGCGCTGCTCAGGCTTTTGTCGCTTTCGCGCTAGGCCGCGTCATCACACCGCCCCTTTTCACCGCTGGGTGATGTGCTAGAGCATCCTTGAGCTCTAGATCCTTTGAACCATCCTCAAGCCAATTCGCGGAGCCCAAGCATGGTCAAGACGCCGAAGGTGCGACATTCGAAGAGCCGCCGCGAGCCGGTGACGATCGAGCTCGAGCCCGGCGCCGTATCGCGAATCAGCGACGAGGATGCCGCCAACTCCGGGCCTGATCTGGCGCGCACCGATGAGGCCAAGGCCGAAGAAGCCGCCGCCGCCTCGCAGCCGGAAGCTCCGGAAGAGCCCATGCATGCCGAGCAGGCCGACATCGAGCCGTGGGAACACGCCGATGCGGCGCGAGCCGGAAACACCGAGGCCGAGGCCAAGAGCAAGGACGAGGCGGATGCGCCCTATCCCGGCGGCTCCGACGCAGCCGAGAGCGAGGCGAAGCGGTCCGACTACGATTTCGAGGACGCGTCGACGGCCAAGACCAGCTCTGGCACCGCGGCGCCGAGGGCCAGTGAGCCACGGAGCGACGAGCGCATCGCCACGCCGCCCCGGCGCGGCGTCGGCACCATAGCTGCGGGGATTGTCGGTGGCGTCATTGCGCTGGCCGGGGCCGGCCTGCTGCAGGCGGTCGGCCTGCTCGGCGCGCCGGTTTCCGGCGGAGCCCCGCTCGACAGCGTCAATGGCGAGATCGCTTCGCTGAAAAGCGAGGTCGCGGCGCTGAAGCAAGCGGGCGACAGCGGCGCTTCCGCCAAGGTCGATGACCTGGCATCGGCATTGGAGCAGATGAAGTCGGATGTCGCGTCGCTCAAATCCTCGGCCGGACAGGGCAGCGACGGTACGGCGCTCAAGACGCTCAGCGACAAGGTCGGCCAGATCGATACGGCCGTTGCCGATTTGCAGAAGGCCGGCAACGCCGCCCCTGCCGATCTCGGACCGCTCAACGAGAAGATTGCCGGGCTCGATGCGCTGGTGAAGTCCGCCGGCGAGGCGGCCAAGGCCGAGGAAGGCCGGATCGCGGCGCTGGAGCAATCGGTGTCGCAGCTCTCGGGCAAGGTCGAGGCGCAGGCCTCGCAGCCGAAGATCGCGCTCGCCATCGCAGCCTCGGCGCTGAAGGCGGCACTCGATCGCGGCGCGCCATTCGCAACCGAGCTCGACACCTTCGCGGCCATCGCGCCCGATGCTCCCGAGATCGCGGCCCTGCGGTCCTATGCCGAGAAGGGCGTGCCGACCCGGGCCACGATCGCCTCGGAAGTCGATGCGGCCGCCAGCGCCATGGTCGAGGCGGCGACGCCGGTCGACCCGGATGCCGGCCTCTTCCAGAGCCTGGTGTCGAGCGCGAAATCGCTGGTCAAGGTGCGGCCGGTGGGCGCCGTCGAAGGCAAGGGCGTCCCCGAAACCGTGGCGCGGATCGAAGTCGCGGTGAACCAGGGCGACTACGCCAAGGCACTCAGCGAATACGATACCCTGCCGGACACGGCGAAGACGGCGGGCGCCGATTTTGCGAGCAAACTCAAGGCACGGCTCGAGGTCGAAAAGCAGCTCGATGCGCTGATTGCCGGCGCGATGAAGGCGTGAGGACCGATAGATGATTCGCATGCTCATCTTTCTCGCCGTCGTCTTCGCGCTCGGGCTTGGCTTTGCCTGGCTGGCCGATCGCCCGGGCGAGATGCTCATCACCTTCAACGGCTATAATTACACGGTCTCGCTGATGGTGGCGGCGGTGGCGATCGTCGCCGTCGTCGCCGCGGTGATGATCGTCTGGTGGCTGCTCAAATCGCTGTGGAACAGTCCCTACACGATCTCGCGCTATTTCCGGGTGCGACGCCGCGACCGCGGCTACCAGGCGCTGTCGACCGGCATGATCGCTGCCGGCGCCGGCGATGGGGCGCTGGCTCGGAAGAAGACCAAGGAAGCGGCCAAACTGATCCGATCCGATCAGGAGCCGCTGATCAACCTGCTCGACGCGCAGGCCTCGCTGCTCGAAGGCGACCATGAGGGCGCGCGCGAGAAGTTCGAGCGCATGCTCGACGATCCGGAGATGCGGCTGCTCGGGCTGCGCGGACTTTATCTCGAGGCCGAACGGCTGGGCGACCGCAACGCAGCGCGCCACTATGCCGGCCGCGCCGCTGCCGTGGCGCCGCAGCTCGCCTGGGCGGCGGAATCGACGCTCGAGGAGCTGACCGAGCGCGGCGACTGGGACGGCGCGCTGAAGCTGGTCGAGGCGCAGAAATCGACAAGGCAGATCGAGCGCGACGCGGCCAACCGGCGCCGCGCCGTGCTGCTCACCGCCAAGGCGCAGGCGCTCGTCGACAGCGATCCGAATGCCGCGAGGACTGCCGCCGTCGAAGCCAACAGGCTGGCGCCTGATTTCGTGCCCGCCGCGGTCATCGCGGCCAATCTGCTGCTCAAGCAGAACGACGTGCGCAAGGGCGCCAGGATCCTGGAGGCCGCCTGGAGGGCCGAGCCGCATCCGGACATCGCCGAGCTCTACACCCATGCAAGACCCGGCGACGCGGTGCTCGATCGCTTGAACCGGGCAAAGAAGCTGCAGGAGATGAAGCGGAACCATGCCGAGTCGTCGATGGCGGTGGCGCGCGCCGCGCTCGAGGCGCAGGACTTCGCCACCGCCCGGCGCGAGGCGGAGGCCGCGATCCGCATCGATCGCCGCGAGGGCGCCTATCTGCTGCTCGCCGACATCGAGGAGGCGGAGACCGGCGACCAGGGCAAGGTACGGCAGTTGCTGTCGAAGGCGGTGCGTGCGCCGCGCGATCCGGCCTGGGTTGCCGATGGGGTGGTTTCCGAACGCTGGGCGCCGGTGTCGCCGGTGACCGGCAAGCTCGACGCCTTCACCTGGCGCGCGCCGATGGAGCGGCTCGGGCAGCTGATCGACAGTCATGAGGACGCCGCGATGCCGGCGATTGCCGTTTCCGCGCCGTCCGTGCCGGTCGAGGAGCGGCCAATCGACCTTGCTCCGGACGAGAAACAGCCGGTCGCAACCTCGGCCGATGGCGAGAAGGACGTCACGGCGGCGCCGGAGGACGAAACCGAAGCCGTCGAACAGGCGTCCGAGCTGCCGCGGCTGCCGGACGACCCGGGTGTCACGCCCGAAGACGAAGCGGAAAAATCGCCGCGCCGGTTTCGTTTGTTTTGAGGTTCGGGCAACATCCGGCCGAAGGGAATGATCTAGATGTTCGAACGGGTGCTGTCGTTCCTGAGGGACCTGCCTGTTGCCGGCGGCGGGAGCAAGCCGAGCGCCGACGATCCGCGCGTGGCGGCCTCGGCCCTGCTCTACCATGTGATGAGTGCCGACGGCGTGCGCCAGGATGTCGAATGGGAAAAGTTCAAGACGGTGCTGGCCGAGACCTATTCGGTCAGCGGCGCGGAACTCGACGCGCTGGCGGCCGCGGGCGAGCGCGCCGACAACGAGGCGATCGACCTCTATGCTTTCACCAGCGTGCTCAAGCGGCATCTCGACGCCGATGCGCGCAAGGCTTTTGTCGGGCTGATGTGGGAAATCGTCTATGCCGACGGCGAACTGCATGAGCTTGAGGACAACACGGTCTGGCGTGTTGCCGAACTGATCGGTGTCGAGCGCCGCGATCGCATCGAGGCGAGGCAGCAGGCGGCAGCCGAGGCGCCGGGCGCGCGCGGCACATCGAGCGACGAATAAGCGGGCGCCCTCCCTCCATGCCACCTGCCCGGAGACCGAAAGTCCTGATCGTGCTGCATCAGGAGACCTCGAGTCCGGGCCGCGTCGGCCACATGCTTCTGGAAGAAGGTTTCGACCTCGACATCCGCCGGCCGCCGCTCGGCGACGAATTGCCCGGCACTCTGGACGGCCATGCCGGCGCGGTCGTCTTCGGCGGGCCGATGAGCGCCAATGACGGGGACGAGTTCGTTCGCCGCGAGACCGACTGGCTGAAAATCCCGCTCAAGGAAAATCGGCCCTTCCTCGGCATCTGCCTTGGCGCGCAGATGCTGGCCAATCATCTCGGCGGCAAGGTCGAGGGCCATGGCGAGGGCCTGGTCGAGATCGGCTGGTATCCGCTCAAGGCGACAGACGCCGGCAAGCAGCTGCTGCACTGGCCGGAGATGGTCTACCAGTTTCATCGCGAGGGCTTTTCGCTGCCGAAGGACGCGACGCTGCTCGCGACCGCCGAAACCTATCCCAACCAGGCTTTTCGCTATGGCGACAATGCCTGGGGCATCCAGTTTCACGGCGAGCTGACACGGCTGATGATGCAGCGCTGGGTGGTGCGCGGCGCGCATCGTTTCGAGCTGCCCGGCGCGCAGCCCGGCCGCGACCATCTCGGCGGCCGGCTGATCTGGGACATGCATCTGAAGCGCTGGCTGGGTGAATTTTTGGGCCTGATCTTTGGCAAGCCGGCGGTGGGATAGAGCCAAAGTCTGAACGGTCGGTTTTGACCGAAGATGGCTTACGTCTGCCGAGGCGTGCACGACCGCTTTGCGCCTTATCTCGGTCATCAAAGTCATCCCGACCGCCCACCAAAAGCGGTCACAGCTGGTGTCAACGCCAAGGAGAGTTTGCGCCGTGAGGATCTCTCTCATAACGATGTCAGCATCGGCTTTTTCCAGCCCTTGCCACCGATCAAGTGTTTTGTGGACAGCATCGCACTTTGCTAATATTGCCGTCACTGCACTCGGCGAGGAATTCGCAGCATGTCGGAGAGGAGTCCGGTCGCGTTGCCGGCGGCGCCGGTGGCAACAGGTTTTCTGGGCGGCAACGGCAACAATCCGTCCGAAGCCCGGCATGAGCGTCGAATCCTGACCGCGCTTTGCTACGACCTGGTCGGATCGACTGACCTTCTTGCTATCCTGGACATCGAAGAGTTCGAGGAACTGATATCAGCCTTCCAGCGGGCGACGAGACAGGCAGTCGCGTCATGCTCGGGTGCCGTCCAGGTTGAGGTCGGCGATGGCGGCGTTGCTTTGTTTCCTGCCGAAATAGACGCCAAGGACGCGGCATCGCTGGCGATCCGGGCAGGGCTCGAAATCATCGACGCCTGCAGGCACGTCGGCTCGGACAAAGGCCGCGCCGATTTGCATGTCCGAGTCGGAATCGCGACATCGATGACCCTGATCCACAAGGGTGACGCCGATACCGGTCACGACAATGTCACCGGGCCGGCCTTCGCGATGGCCACGCGGCTCCAGGCCATCGCGCAGCCGGACACGGTGGTGGTCTCGGACGCGACGCGCAACCTGGCGCGACGGTCGCATGTGTTCAGCTTT
Protein-coding sequences here:
- the tsaD gene encoding tRNA (adenosine(37)-N6)-threonylcarbamoyltransferase complex transferase subunit TsaD; its protein translation is MRVLGIETSCDETAASVVALDSGSAPEILSNIVLSQIEEHAAFGGVVPEIAARAHVEALDGIVEAALADSAVSLDEVDAIAATAGPGLVGGLIVGLMTAKAIAAAANKPLIAINHLEGHALTARLTDGLEFPYLLLLVSGGHTQIVAVRGVGDYQRWATTIDDALGEAFDKTAKMLGLPYPGGPNVEKTAATGDASRFAFPRPMKGSAQPDFSFSGLKTAVRQAATAIAPLSDQDVADICASFQAAVADALGDRVARALARFGQEFPGLQNPALVVAGGVAANRTIKATLETLCSEAGFAFVAPPQKLCTDNAAMIAWAGIERLRAGMAGDNAADFVPRSRWPLDSISTPLVGSGRRGAKA
- the hemC gene encoding hydroxymethylbilane synthase is translated as MQTTLKIGTRGSPLALAQAHETRARLMEAHGLPEQAFEVVVISTSGDRIQDRPLSEAGGKGLFTKEIEEALLDRRIDIAVHSSKDMPTVLPEGLELSAFLPREDARDAFIGKAAQRIADLPHGARVGSSSLRRQALIRRMRPDLEVVMFRGNVQTRLRKLDEGVADGTILAYAGLKRLGLDNVITDLMSLEAFPPAPGQGAIGIESRIGDSAVDRMLAAIRHAPTGQALACERAFLAALDGSCRTPIAGHATVSGEMLTFAGLIISPDGRESHDVRLDGQATAAAEIGAEAARTVRARAGAKFFDGWA
- a CDS encoding uroporphyrinogen-III synthase, which codes for MVGVLVTRPEPGASRTARRLEAQGFQPVLLPLTTTRALPVEADVVRGAAAVAVTSANAVRHAPKELIAALAALPCHAVGKRTAEACRTAGFSSVSEAAGDAEALAAAIGSDLAGKAIVYLCGRVRFPVFEERLAAAGVQVHAMETYDTAQLSYTDEEIQARLSGWSPDMVLLYSANAAAALSRLARRPALRGVFEKAAFFALSARVGGALDGIAEGRIHIAPQPDEDALLRLLSLSR
- a CDS encoding mitofilin family membrane protein codes for the protein MVKTPKVRHSKSRREPVTIELEPGAVSRISDEDAANSGPDLARTDEAKAEEAAAASQPEAPEEPMHAEQADIEPWEHADAARAGNTEAEAKSKDEADAPYPGGSDAAESEAKRSDYDFEDASTAKTSSGTAAPRASEPRSDERIATPPRRGVGTIAAGIVGGVIALAGAGLLQAVGLLGAPVSGGAPLDSVNGEIASLKSEVAALKQAGDSGASAKVDDLASALEQMKSDVASLKSSAGQGSDGTALKTLSDKVGQIDTAVADLQKAGNAAPADLGPLNEKIAGLDALVKSAGEAAKAEEGRIAALEQSVSQLSGKVEAQASQPKIALAIAASALKAALDRGAPFATELDTFAAIAPDAPEIAALRSYAEKGVPTRATIASEVDAAASAMVEAATPVDPDAGLFQSLVSSAKSLVKVRPVGAVEGKGVPETVARIEVAVNQGDYAKALSEYDTLPDTAKTAGADFASKLKARLEVEKQLDALIAGAMKA
- a CDS encoding heme biosynthesis protein HemY; this translates as MIRMLIFLAVVFALGLGFAWLADRPGEMLITFNGYNYTVSLMVAAVAIVAVVAAVMIVWWLLKSLWNSPYTISRYFRVRRRDRGYQALSTGMIAAGAGDGALARKKTKEAAKLIRSDQEPLINLLDAQASLLEGDHEGAREKFERMLDDPEMRLLGLRGLYLEAERLGDRNAARHYAGRAAAVAPQLAWAAESTLEELTERGDWDGALKLVEAQKSTRQIERDAANRRRAVLLTAKAQALVDSDPNAARTAAVEANRLAPDFVPAAVIAANLLLKQNDVRKGARILEAAWRAEPHPDIAELYTHARPGDAVLDRLNRAKKLQEMKRNHAESSMAVARAALEAQDFATARREAEAAIRIDRREGAYLLLADIEEAETGDQGKVRQLLSKAVRAPRDPAWVADGVVSERWAPVSPVTGKLDAFTWRAPMERLGQLIDSHEDAAMPAIAVSAPSVPVEERPIDLAPDEKQPVATSADGEKDVTAAPEDETEAVEQASELPRLPDDPGVTPEDEAEKSPRRFRLF
- a CDS encoding TerB family tellurite resistance protein, whose product is MFERVLSFLRDLPVAGGGSKPSADDPRVAASALLYHVMSADGVRQDVEWEKFKTVLAETYSVSGAELDALAAAGERADNEAIDLYAFTSVLKRHLDADARKAFVGLMWEIVYADGELHELEDNTVWRVAELIGVERRDRIEARQQAAAEAPGARGTSSDE
- a CDS encoding glutamine amidotransferase, whose translation is MPPARRPKVLIVLHQETSSPGRVGHMLLEEGFDLDIRRPPLGDELPGTLDGHAGAVVFGGPMSANDGDEFVRRETDWLKIPLKENRPFLGICLGAQMLANHLGGKVEGHGEGLVEIGWYPLKATDAGKQLLHWPEMVYQFHREGFSLPKDATLLATAETYPNQAFRYGDNAWGIQFHGELTRLMMQRWVVRGAHRFELPGAQPGRDHLGGRLIWDMHLKRWLGEFLGLIFGKPAVG